In one Myxocyprinus asiaticus isolate MX2 ecotype Aquarium Trade chromosome 29, UBuf_Myxa_2, whole genome shotgun sequence genomic region, the following are encoded:
- the LOC127420466 gene encoding uncharacterized protein LOC127420466: MKLEKTGRPFAFTQRLRDTCRKWLLVGDRDVMGVIDQVVLEQLIHRLPKGMAEWVQCHHPVLLEEAVRLTEDHMAAYPRVEEPSYSLSPPPMFSTFSSPSPLPSHSALSPGPFAAPWRRGVPPPRPVSHAQGSVPPTSTVPRRSPPQPEAPTDAGASIAPGPACWSCGDPGHFCAVMELGTVVWIPDTPQTAPDQAGAYRIPTDASDRGLGAVLSQVVEGEERPVLYISRKLSLRETKYSTVEKESLAIKWAVLTLHYYLLGRAFNLCSDHAPLQWLHRMKDTNARITRWYLALQPFKFKVVHRPGAQMAVADFLSRNEGGVVDSPDGSPA, translated from the exons atgaagctggagaagaccggccgcccgtttgccttcactcaACGGCTCCGAGacacctgccggaaatggttgctggtggggGATCGTGACGTCATGGGAGtgatcgaccaggtggtgctggagcagctaatccatcgaCTACCAAAaggaatggcagagtgggtccagtgccaccacccggtgtTGCTTGAGGAAGCTGTCCGACTgacggaggaccatatggcagcgtacccaagggtggaagagccctcctactctctctcccctccccctatgTTTTCGACAttctcctccccctcccctcttccctctcactctgctctctccccagggcccttTGCTGCCCCGTGGAGGCGAGGAGTCCCACCACCAAGGCCAGTTTCCCATGCGCAGGGGTCGGTACCTCCAACATCTACAGTGCCCCGCCGTTCTCCCCCTCAGCCAGAGGCGCCcaccgatgcaggtgcaagcatagcgcctgggccagcctgctggagttgcggagatccgggacacttctgtgctgtgatggagctggggacggtggtatggatccccgacactccgcagactgcccccgaccaggccggagcataccggataccg acggacgcttcagacagggggctgggggccgtactctcgcaggtggtggagggggaggagcgcccagtgctgtacatcagccgcaagctctctttgagggaaacaaagtacagcaccgtggaaaaggagagtctggccatcaagtgggcggtcctcactctccactaCTACCTGCTTGGGCGGGCCTTCAACCTCTGCTCAGATCATGcaccactccaatggctccaccgcatgaaggataccaatgcgcggatcacccggtggtatctagctctccagccctttaaattcaaggtggtccacagaccgggggcgcaaatggctgtcgctgacttcctttccagaaatgagGGGGGAGTAGTAGACAGTCCGgatggctccccagcctga